The genomic region GGTGCTCGTCTGGTCGGCCGATGCCTGCCGGTCGCCCTGGGTGCAGAGCGAGTGGATCAGCGCCGCGAACCTCGGGAAGCCCGTCATTCCGGTCGTGCTCGATCGCACGCCCCTGCCGCAGGCCCTGCGCAACACGCTGTGGCTCGCCTGGCGCCGGGCATCGAAGGCGACACTGGCCGAGCTGACGCGGGCCGTCCGCACGCACCGGGCCGGTGAGACGTCGATCGCGGCCGCCATGCGCCTGCCCGATGCCGCGCGCGACCTCGCCATCGATCGCCTCGCCAGACGGCAGGACGCGATGTTCGCCACGTGGGGCGAGCAAGGCCTCGCGGCGGCCCGACGCGCGCAAGTGCGCCTCGCACCCGCGACCGAGGCCCTTCGGACGCGTCATCCCCTGGACCCGCGGGTCGCGGCCCTGTGGGCGTATCACGCCAAGAACGGCGTGCTGCTGGATCACGACGCCGAGATCGCCGCCGGCATCCGCGTGACCGATGCCCGGCTCGACGAGGCGCGCTGGCGGTTCCTCGACGCGCTCTGGCTGGATCCCTTCAGCCCCGACTCCCTCAACGGCCTCGGGACGATTGCGTGGTTCGATCACGATCTGGACACGGCGGAGTTCTTCGTGCGCGCGGCGCTCCAGGTGGCGCCCGGCTATGCGGCCGCCGCGCACGACCTGCGGCTCATCCAGCAGCTGCGCGGCCACGCGCGGGCCGGCCATCGCCAGACCTGGAACGACGCGGCCGACGGGCGCGAGCGGACGGTGCCGATCCTGCCGGCCGACGACCTCGCTGCGGCCCGGGCGTTCTACGTCGACGCGCTGGGCTTCTCGGTGACGTTCGACACCTCCGGCGGTGGACGCGAGGGTCTGCTCGGGCTGAAGCGCGGCGGTTTGGAGCTGACGGTGGACTGCCCCATGCAGGGGCACGGCCGTCAGGCCTGCGTGTCGCTCGTCGTGGACGACGTGGACGCCCTCTACGCCGCCTGGGGCGCCCACACGGCCGTGCGGCGGCCGCCGCGCGACGAGCCATGGGGCCGGCGTACGTTCGATCTGGTCGATCCGGCCGGGAACACGCTCTTCGTGATGGGGCCGCCGGCGGCGGACGCAGACTGACCCGCGGGCGGGGGCGGGCGATAATGGCGTCCCCGCGCGGGAGGAGGAGGCCAGCATGTCGGCACTGACACGGCGGAGCTTCGTGGAAACCCTCGGCGTCACGGCGGGCCTCGGCGGC from Vicinamibacterales bacterium harbors:
- a CDS encoding TIR domain-containing protein, whose product is MASPLAAFISHASQDRAIAERIESALGRARVWLDRSDIRLGALLGRELLANIRRSRSLVLVWSADACRSPWVQSEWISAANLGKPVIPVVLDRTPLPQALRNTLWLAWRRASKATLAELTRAVRTHRAGETSIAAAMRLPDAARDLAIDRLARRQDAMFATWGEQGLAAARRAQVRLAPATEALRTRHPLDPRVAALWAYHAKNGVLLDHDAEIAAGIRVTDARLDEARWRFLDALWLDPFSPDSLNGLGTIAWFDHDLDTAEFFVRAALQVAPGYAAAAHDLRLIQQLRGHARAGHRQTWNDAADGRERTVPILPADDLAAARAFYVDALGFSVTFDTSGGGREGLLGLKRGGLELTVDCPMQGHGRQACVSLVVDDVDALYAAWGAHTAVRRPPRDEPWGRRTFDLVDPAGNTLFVMGPPAADAD